The nucleotide window GATTCTTTAGCCACTAATCCTGCATCTGATATCCTCATTCAATCCTATACCCCATGGATAAGATACCAGAAGGTAGAGCGGGAGGTGCGGGGGGACAGTGGTTACCAAAAAACCACATTGGAACTGCCCGGAAGGACCAGTGACTGCAAGTATATCTTGGTTTTCCCTGTTTAGCCTTCCCTAAATAAAGGGCTTTCTCATTTGTTCTCTGGCTAGGTTTGGGAATATTTTCTTGACCTTTATGCTTCAAATTAGCCTTGCAAATTGGCTCAAAAAATATCTTAGCCTTCAAAGATGTTCTTTTACCTTCCGCATTATGGATCATTCCCATGCTTACCCATGCCTACAGCTCCTGTCATTAAGCAGTGAGAACACAGGACACGTACTCAGCATAATTTAGTAGAAAGATGATAGAAATCAGGGGACAGAACTGATTGTATTGGCTCAATAGTTGATTTCAGAAGTACCTCCTTTAATGTCTCCCCACCCTGAGGCCCTGAGAATATAAACAGAGAGTAATTTGTTTCATGGTTTGAAATTGGGTTGGGTTGGTTACATTTCAGAGCCATCAGAGGTGATACACCAGATAGTTGCTATGGATTTGGAGTACTCAGTGGTTTCAAAGCAttgttttgaagaaagaaaaacccagGTTTTTGAGGGTTTTGTATTTGGACGTAGAGAAATGTAAGGGAGGATATACGGCTAAAGATAAAAATGTCTTTCTCATCTGCTTACAAACGCCTGGTACACGAAGCTTGGGTGGGAGGCTTGTATGCTTGGCAGAAAGTCTTAGTCACCCTTCAGCTGCATTAGCACCAGGGCCTTTTGGCCGGAATATGAACATCTCCCTTTCCTTTAACCCTGATGGAAGCTGAGGAACCATCTAGCTCTGCGCCATCAAGTTGGCGGTGCTTTAGCCTTGGTCCTGCTGTAAGGGTGTTTGATGTCTCTGTTTTTGCTCTTTTTGCTCCCAGTGTGCCCTGGAGATGCGAGATTTTCCTTTGGCAGCAGGAGGCACACACCCAGAGAATGCTGGAGCCGCAAGGGGACAGGACCCACTTCCACAgcggagaaaaacaaagaggaaaaaggcGTGCAGGTGGCCAGCGCTAAGGGACTCACCCAACAAGCAGTGGGCCACTGCCGCTGTCCTCAGCAGCTGTTTCTGCTGCAGCCCGAGAGGAACTCGGTGAGCCCGTCCCTGTTTGTGGCTGCAAGCTCAGGATTTCAATCAATGCATTCCAGTAACCCTAAAGTGAGGAACTCTCCGTCAGGAAACACACAGAGGTGAGGGCTAGGGCCTGGCCCAGCTGCCCCTTTGGGATGTCATAGTGGACCATGAATGCTCACTGGTGGAACAACATGTTGAATTAGAAGcgaatggggaaagaaaaaaagataattaaatagTGATAGAATAGTGAATCAGAGTTTAGGTTAGAGTTTTCCTCTGTTATTATTTGTCCATTATTACCTGGCCGCTCCTATTTACCACCCCTCTCCTCaccaaaacataaagaaaaagaccTTAAAGACCAGCCAGTACAGTGAGCTAAACTTGgcaaatgaggaaaccgagaccTGGAATGGTGAGGAGGCCTAAGGTCCTAGAACTGAAACACCAGCCCCTGGACTCCCACCGTGAGGCTTTTTCCTCTGTTCCATGGAAGTTAAGCTGACGCCCTAAAAGAATTGTTTCCTTCTCCCCTGGCGGCAGTGGTTAGTGTGTCTGCTCTGGTGTGATCCTGCTTGTTCAGGGAGTATGTCCTGGAGCGTTTCCCTAACCTGCCAGTCATGGGCAGGTTTCCTCGCGCTCTCCTGGACCTGCTCGTATTTTCCAGCAGGGAGGCTAGTCTCCTGTTACAGCTGTTCCTTGTCATCAGCTGAGGGGCGGGTGGTATTTTGATCTTAACGATGTCTGTTTGTTTACTCTGAGCTAGTCTTAGTGTGAGAGTCATTTCTCTATGTACATAGAAACCGTTGTCCTTTATTGACAGAAGCCCTAGAGATGGGTCCCCATGTGACTCTAGGGTTCCCAAGGCCTGGCAGGCCACTCTGCTTGATCCTCCTCTCTGTTGAGAGCTCTGAGATGagagcaggggaggagggagcaagCCAAGTGGCTGCGGTGAAAGGTGGGGTGGTTACTTAGTGGTCCAGGTCTCCTTGACCCATGATAAAAATCAGTCCTCCCTAATTTGTGCTGCCCAGTTGCATCCGGTGTCTGATCTCCCTttgttatttgtctcttttaGTAGCCCTAAGTCAAAGCAGGAGGTGATGGTCCGTCCCCCTACAGTGATGTCCCCATCTGGAAACCCCCAGCTGGATTCCAAATTCTCCAATCAGGGTAAACAGGGGGGCTCAGCCAGCCAATCCCAGCCATCCCCCTGTGACTCCAAGAGTGGGGGCCATACCCCTAAAGCACTCCCTGGCCCAGGTGGGAGCATGGGGCTGAAGAATGGGGCTGGAAATGGTGCCAAGGGCAAGGGGAAAAGGGAGCGAAGTATTTCCGCCGACTCCTTTGATCAGAGAGATCCTGGGACTCCAAACGATGACTCTGACATGAAAGGTATGTCTATAAGATATTTGAGACTCAGAGGGAAGTAGGTATTCCTGA belongs to Pseudorca crassidens isolate mPseCra1 chromosome 2, mPseCra1.hap1, whole genome shotgun sequence and includes:
- the LOC137219250 gene encoding uncharacterized protein; the encoded protein is MRDFPLAAGGTHPENAGAARGQDPLPQRRKTKRKKACRWPALRDSPNKQWATAAVLSSCFCCSPRGTR